aaaaagggggttaGTTTGAACACAGATCTGTGATCTGTGCTCAAATTTCCAttcccaactttgggcaacctctGTTTGACACCTATATAAAATAGATGCACTTTCTAAATTTCTTATGTGTCCTGCTGTACAAAAAATTAATATATCATCAAAACAACACTAACCATTGACATGCTGTCAGTTTCAACTCATTAGAAATGCTGGTTTTGAGGCTCAGACTAATTACACTATAATGGCGAGATGTTCCAGGGTTCTGGTACCAGATAGACTGATTTTACCATTTGTATGTTTCATGGTCTGATATTAAACACAGATCTAGAATCATACTATACTGGTATTATTGAGGCATTGAATTCATGGCCATGTACAAAATAGTTGATCATTAAATGGGATGTGCAGCAGCTGTAGTAAAGATAAAACAATTGTTATACTTCTCATAAAATCACTATGTCCATTGTGTAAAGAAGTGGGTCAACACTTACAGATATGTTGTATAAAATTAAGAGAACTGAAATGTTTTGCAATATTTTTTTCCGAGTGCTCAGGTTTTCCTCTTTTCCTTCACGTGTGCAGAAGTGCTCTTTCAGAGAAATGTCAGAGACGCTGCCCCTGGCTAGCAAGTTCTTCTGGTCATTTTTTTCTAGGTCCACTAAATTTTTCATCTGTAGATTGCTCTCGTTGACTGAACAGGAGTAACTGCTGTTGCACTCAGACATGTTGCTCACCCTAGTTGGTAAACAATCGTTGGCGGGTTCTTCGGAGATGGAGAAGACCCATTCCTTGGCCATGCTACGGTGCCTCTTGTTATGCCCAGAATACAGAGCTTCGGTTATGAAGATATTTTGTCCTAGTACTTGGATGGTTTtgcaaagagaaaaggagaggtccaaCGGATGGAAATGTCCATCAATGTGCAAGAAGAAGATGGCTACTAAGGAGAAAATCGACACCATTAAGGGCCCACAGGAACTCCCCAACAGAAGAGTTATGTCCAGACTCCTGACCACACTCTTGGAATTATCAACACATGATGGACCTTTCTTGAATCTGTATGCAACAATGCCAATCAGAGAAGCAATGAACATAGCAGAAAGCAGTACTGAGCTGAAGATATAGTAGGTCCGTAATGCTTGAGGAACAGTTTCTGATGATTTGGCAAGCACACCGAAAGAGATTAGCACGCCGAAGGTTGCTGAAATGGCAAGAGCTCCAAAAATCAGACCAATAAAGACCCCACTGATGTGGAAGCTGCCCTTGATGTGTCCCCTGGATTCAGCAGCATGGGTGGTTTGCCCAGTATTCTTCCATATAACATACAGCATGGTGGAAGAAAAGAGACTGAACTCTATATTGAATGGGTGCAAATAATCTGCTCCTTCATGGAATATGTGGCAAAGGTTCGTAGTGCAAATACAATTACTTGTGTTTGAACTAGCACCTGGGGAAATAAAAGTTAGTTAAGTAAGGATGAGTTGTTCAGTTTATAAAGGAAGTGTTAGGTTTCTGCTACCAGAAAATATAATTACtgtatatacttgaatataaacccatCCAAATATAAGCTGCGATAACATTTTTCCCCtaaaaaaaatggggaaaatttTAACTTGAATATAAGCTGAGGGTGTATATTCAAGTATTCCTCCCCCATGGTGACTGGCATTTCTCTCCCTTTTCCCtgtccctcctcctcccatggtgactggcatctttctccctctcctacctctctctctctctcttgtggtCACAGaaacttctctcttccctccccttcctcacCCATGGTTACCAGCACGTCTCTCTCTTTTGCCTACCTACTCCTTGAAAGGACTGGCATTTCTCCTTACTGGTAAGCCTATACacttctgttaccgttttcctctccaccacctcccgcagtgTGTAATTGATGTTTTCAGAAAGTTACTATTTAGATGTGTATCTGGCTGGGATGAAGATTTCAAGAGGCAACAGATTGGGCATGGTTTGGGCAGGCTAAAAATGGATATGTGTATTTCCAATGGGAAATACACACATattccccctgattctgtaaaagtcacccaaaattgcgtgtggaaatttaggcgtcTCCCCAATTTGCGAAcacaatttaataaaataatgagctaattagtgctaatacctgggtttttaacaagcaattattgacactaattagatttaactgggacttatgcacataaatttaagcatggcatgaaaaaaggggcacagacatgggagggtcataggcgttTCAGGGAGGATTCGGGGCGTGATTTTGAGTTAcgcgtgtaattatagaatatgggtgctccgcgcaggcatttgcaccacgttttcattggttcaaatggtggcacctaaatttatgcagaaCCTCTCCGTTTAAGTGTTACTCTATAAACGACACCGAACTTTaggcgcggcttatagaataccgattaagcgtttttttttctgtgctgattttttttaggcactaGTTGTAGAATTCACCCTatagagagcaattctataactgggtgctacAATTTAGGTGCCCAAATTATGCGGgctgtaagcctattctataagaacctttacatgctgagtgaaaacATGTTTTGGACTGGCAagttataaatgtttttaaataaataaatccaaattccATCCCATACTAAGGTAAGAGAGTAGGGCCAGCCCCATTTTCCCAGTCCACACAGAATATAACCAAAATGTTTCTCTTACTGTTTTGGTATTTTAGACTTTCTTTCTTGTGAGTATCATATACCCCTTCCAGCTGTTTCATAGATTCATCCAGCACCACAGTCATCCACATGAGGATATTTGTAGCTAAGGTATGCATCAATCCAAACCTGTGGGACAGAAAAAGGAAATTTACAACACGCTCGAAGGTGACTGGTAAAATTTGTTAGCTGTGTGGCTAGAGGATAGTTTGTCCCAGGAATAGCCCTGAGAAGAAACCCTCAGATTGCATCAAGGTTATAACTGAGCAGTGTGACAGCAAGCCCCAGAGACAGAAGGAGTCTGAAAATAGCAGGCTGACCCCTGGGAGAGggtcagggaaaaaaaaaacagtcttgaaCTGGTGTCCAGAGGGTTCTGAAGTGCAGCCCTTCCAGGAGGAGTTATTTGACCTCCTGGGTTTTCCAGCCTGCTCACTGCTGGCTGTGTCATGTGCTACATGACTGTATGCTTTTGTGCACTGCTGTATTTTTTACCTGCCTCTGGCCCTACCTCCTGCTGGTTCACCATTTCTCTGCAGCCCAAGTTCCTAGATCTCCATACCTGGTCCTAACTGCTGGTGTTCTTCACCTTGATTTGTTGGACCTGGTAACTCCTAACTCCTTTGCCATGTTTTCTCATGGACTGTTTGCAAGCTGTGAAGGTACAGTGAAGAATACAACAGCCCTTATATAGTTGTCTGGAGTCAGTTCCCTGGTAATGGTGAACTGCTTCTCCCGCAGTAACCTTCCAGGGGCCCCATCCGTAATAGGTGCCTTCATCCCAGTCAGAGGTCCCTTACAGAATGGTTGCTACAATCTCCTAGGGAAGATCATGGCACTAGGACTAAGGCAAATCCCTGTGTTATAGGAAGTGCTTCTTGTTTGTGAGCCAGAGATAAGCAGGCAGAGGCATCTACAGAGATATAAGTAAGAAGAAAGTTCTATGAACTCTGTGAAAGTTGCTGGTGAAAAGATAAAGGTCAGAGTACGAGGAAAGAATATCCCAAGGAGGAAGTGGGTCCAGAAAGAGACAAGGTATAGGAAGAATGCTTGAGGAAACACCAAAGAACTTCAGTAGAGCTGTTATATGGTGAGGAGGCCAAGTGCTGGCAAAATGCCTGAGGAgtacttgggaggggggaggttcagTAGTGCTACTGTGGATGGAAAAATGAGGTCTGCACCAAGAATAGGGGGAGAATGGGGAAAACTCTACAAGATGTGCCAAGTTGGTTAAAGTCAACGCTCTATTGAGACCAACATCCTGCCTCCGATAATGGCCAATTCAGGCAACAAGCAccttgcaagatccgaaacagtTGATCCATTGCTTGTTGGTTACTCCCAGGAGAAAGTGGTGGCTCTCCTAAGTCTACTTAGCCAATaatgtttttatggatttttcttccagATTCATGTCTAAACTCCTTTTAAACCCACCTAAATTAACCTCTTGGACCACTCttgctggcaacaaattccacagcttaattgtgcGTTAAGTGAAAAAGTAAtttctctagtttgttttaaattttctgccCATGTTTGATAGAGTATCTCTAGCCTTAGTATCATTTATCTATTCCACCTCCTGCATGAtgctatagatctctatcataccctcttctcagttgtctcttctccaagctgaagagctctaacctatTGAACCTTTCTTCAGGAGGCAGCCTTTCCATTCCCCTGATCATTTTGATTGTCCTTCTCTATATATTTTTAGTTCTGCTGTATAGTTTTTGAGAGAAGCAAcaagaattgcatacaatactgAACCACAGATCAACAGAGATGCACTATCAGGGGactaatattcaaaggatttatgcttctaactttgaAAGTCTCAAACTGGCCTCTTTGAAAACTTATTCgggctgagtgcctaaatttatacccaaaatttcactaaacttctaaatttaggagcataaaaagtgggtggcaacaggggtggGGGAAAGATTAGGAGCTTACGCCGATTTTCAGCATTAGACTCATAAATTAAACTCagaaatctaggcaaatgaatggcaggcctaaatttagaaGCAAAAGTTTCTAAATTAAGGTAGATTTTCAGTTGAAAATTTAGACTTCTGGCTGATAaaaggcacaaatttaggagctcagcttttttttcaatattgggtGCTAcacttttattttctatttctttcttaacaattcctatcattctatttgctgtctTGACTGCTGCTACACATTGAACTGGCtaccagtagaaaaaaaaaggaatccaGTTTAAACAATTTAGTTTTTAAGTCTGCCCATGGTATGGGAAATGGCTGTCTTAAGGGGTTATGAAGAGACTGTTCCGCTCAGAGATCATTATGCTTCTCTCAACTGCATTACATATTATGAAATTGGAATATATAAAATGTACCACATTGCAGTGGCGTagtcatgggtgggcctgggcctaccaACTTTGGACTCGAGTCCACCCAAACTTCTAGTGACCTTGTTATAgttggtggggattcccaagacCCACCAGCTGCAGAGGACCTCCAGAGGCAAGAATAGCTCCCTTTCCTACTTGCTTCAGCTGGTGGCACTGTGTATGCACGGCTGTCCCGTTGGCCTCCCCctgccgcacatgctcagttcttgcacAGCTGGAGCAAGAATGAAAGGGAGCTGTCCTTGCCTCTGGAGGACCTCTGCTgcggggatccccaccagcttagGTATTAAtgttttttgttggtgcaaaggGGGATGTAGAGACTACATGTGCCCACCCAGTTTGCCCagtggcccatccaaaatctgaggtctggctatgcctctgccacACTGATGTACCAGGGCCCTAAACTATGGAGTGCATTACCAGTTGCTTTTAATCTGAAGCACTGTTGAACAGTTAGCTTCAAGTCTAACACACTTAACGGAGGAATAGCCAACAAAAGTTTATCCGCAGAATGTAAACTACGAGACGACTGATATAGTCTTAAAGATGAGGCTAATGTCGAAATCCGATCACATTACATCAGCTTTGAAggatttgcactggcttcctgtgcttTGGCAGATTAGGTTTAAGGTGTTGGTCCTGATTTTTAAGGCCTTGAGCAATGATGCACCCCTGGCATTCGTTTTATCTTTAAGACTGTATCAACCGTCTCATAGTTTACATTCTGTGGATAAATTTTTATTGGATATTCCTTTCACTacgagctagattctatatatcatgcctaaaaaattggcaccgaaaatTTATGCTCGATTTATAGAcactggcgtagcaagggtgggtgggtgggggggcgggaggggcggtccgccccgggtgtgagTTCAAGGGGGGTGCTTCTTGCCAGCtcacccctcccgggtgcaccacgatgacacccccccagacccagtgcctaccctgaacTCTGTctaagctcccgcaccctacctttaaaaaactcAGAAAccgaggcacagcgcctcgcgcctgcaagtaaaagaagtatgGATGGATTGTCTCATCGTCGATcaatcgggccttccctcgctctgtctgtcccgccctccgctgacgcaacttcctatttccgcaagggtgggacagacagagcgagggacgGCCCGATCGACGATGAGACGATCCATCcatacttcttttacttgcaggcgcgaggtgctgcgcctcgcctcggtttCTGagcttttttaaaggtagggtgcgggagcttagacggagttcagggtaggcactgggtcgggggggggatgtcatcgtcctgcactcggggggggggtgcaatggcgaaccgcctcgggtggcagccccccttgctacgccactgtttatagaatacacctaaatctagatgtagtttacagaatacgcccaaCACCCGTtttctgcaactatatttagtTGCAGCCACTTACGGCAATTAAAACCTAGTATAAGTAcagatgcctaaattacacatggaacaggcatattctataacaatgcacgtaaattctaggaatgcccacgagacccgcccatggccacgcccacttttcagATCTGTGCCTTAGAATCTACGTgcatccctttatagaatatgcttagacatttgcgcacgtaaattctaattaatgccaattagtgtcaaaaattgcttgttaagaaaATTTATCGGTGCTGATCGGCTcaaactaattaagttgcgcatgcaaatccagaatatgcccagatttgcacgcacaactcaaGTTGCACTATTTAGAATCTGGGGTTAAATTGTGTTAGACCTGAAGCTAACCATTCAGCAATGCTTCAGATTGCGGGCACgtctctttggaattctttgcccgtGAATGTACGTATTATAACTTTAATCCTTTAGTTTAGGAAAcagttaagatttttttttttttttttttgcccaggcCTTTTCAGTTTAGTTTGAGTATTACGCTTGCAGCTACAAGTTTCTAGtcatggtaaatggagttcatttgGTGGTTCTACGTTGTAGTTTTTGTGTATTCTGCTATGCTTTTTGTGTATTTATGCTTTTATTGTGTATATTCTTAGGACTAATGGATAGTGTGGTTTAgaaatgtttcaaataaataaatgctgaatTATTCCTTCTGACAGAGTCTGAAAATCTAGTTATTCTGTAATAAAAACGAGGAGTAGTTGCAGACTAATATTTGGGATTTGTGGCTGGGGATTAAAATAAGCTGGGGTTTAATTTGCTGTATgcaggaagcaggggcgtatctgaactgcggcggtagggggggccagggccagagtgagggggcacattatagcccccccccgccaccgccgccgccattgccgatccccctcccctcagctcattctgtttctgagtctgacgtcctgcacgtacaacgtgcagcaatgtcagactcagaagaaacttttggcgccagctttagtggaagaaatgaaaggacctcggcttggctggtgggggttgggggtcccccgccagctgacggaattcttttaaaggcagccggcagtggcaggaggacgcggacctcggctggcgggggttggggtcccccgccagcgaaggtaggtgacagcaacggagggggagggttggcagcggtaggggggtccagggcgaaatctgcgggggcccaggcccctgaggccccacgcagatacgcccctggcaggAAGTGGCCCTGTTCTGCAAAGGATTCATCCAGCTGTGTGCATAAGgtgtaaacataagaacataacagtagccattctgggtcagaccaatagtccatctagcccagtatcccaacagtggtcaagccaggtcacaagcacctggcagaaacccaaatcgtggcaacactccagactacaaatcccagggcaagcagttgcttcccaaatctgtctcaatagcagactatggacttttcctccaggaatttgtctaaacttttttttaaacccagatacgctaactgctgttaccacatcctctggcaaagagttccagagcttaactatttgttgagtgaaaaaatatttcctcctatttgttttaagaatatttccatgtaacttcctcgagtgtcccctagtctttgtacttttggaacaagtgaaaaatcgatttacttctactagttctacaccactcaggattaggGATATGCTGTTGGCTGTAATATCACTCCTCCTAAATAATGTTACTTAGAAAGAGTACATTTGCTGTAAAAgtaaagccttgctacttttagTTCAATTGTCTTTTTAATTTAGACTGTGCAGTAAATATATATTTCACAAAGAATGCTTATAAAGAAGAAATTATTTCCAGACAAGCTTCAAAAGGAAGACACATGCACACATCGAGAAGGTGAAATCTAAGTTCCTCTACCTGTTGAAATGCTGCTTGTCCTGGATACAGATTTTGGCATAAAATGAAAGCAACGATACctttaggagaaaaaaaatagtgATTGAATGTTATTGCTTCATTCTATGCCTTGTTCCTTTCCCCCAGGTATGCCTGGGTTCTGATATTTTGTTAACCGCACTGCAGTGAtatgggaacatgtgggatataGGCACCGTATTAGTATAAGCTTAAGCAAATACACAAATAATATATAGTCCTGTGATAGAAGGGCACCCAGACCCTCCTGGGAAGTTTTCTGATTCTATTCTCTTACCTGTATGATGGTAAACATGGCCTGAACAATGGGGAAAGCAGTGAAAAGCACGGTGGTGCAATGCTGAAGTTCATGATAATAGCCCAGGGTCAGACAGTCCAGCACCAGAGTGGCCAGTGCAAAAAGAAACAATCCACCTGCGGGAGAAGAAGAAATCTGTTTTGTTTATCGAAGCGGGTTACAATACTAGCACCGGTTGCAGACCACCCAAAAGAAAACTTTCTCTGTGCACTGTAGCTCAGTAGACAAGAATTCTTCTAAATTTGAAAACAATAGTCTCCATcccaaaggagggagggagggaggggggagaacagtgCGATAGACCTCTGAAACCTAAGTGCggggcagtggcattcctggactcgatggcacccggggcggagcgccgatgtgccccccccccgggtgcagcgcactgcccccgctagatgacacccccggggtgcacaccgctggggggggggggggtgctgcggcgcgcgcctgctcctccgagttcgctaaacttcgtttgttcgctgcagctccctctgccccggaacaggaagtaacctgttccggggcagagggagctgcagcgaacgaacgaagtttagcgaactcggaggagcaggcgcgcgccgcggcacccccagcggcgtgcacccggggcggaccgcccccaccgccccctttggtacgccactggtgctgggTGAGAGTCCTTCTTCCATGGCCAATgggtttccctccctctccttctgccTTATTAGTCCCTATTCTGTAGCATCATCTGGGTACCCAGATCCATTATAATTAGTGTAACTGAGCCCACCTTAATGAGGCAAAGGCTCATGTAAGCTATACTGGTCCGGCAATCTTCCAAGGGAGATTGttagctatctcccgctgaatattgctggatagcgcTTAGCAGATAACCGGTTGTTATctcgtgatataaccggctatccgctaacCAAATTAGGctgccgaaatagcaggcctgtaTTTGGCccgtttcaacttaaccagccagcgctgaatattgacttggccggttaagttgaaaacGGACAaaattaaaccagatattcaatgttaatcaccggaaacggcccggcactgaatatgtgggctcagcactgactgcagtctgaatatcagcccccatagtatttactaagttgtgcacataactggGAGACATGGCCATGTCCCACCCATTCTCCGCCTatatgtacacccccttgcatttgcgcactatgaggtccttttactaaggtgcagtaacaaatttagcatgccctaacagtgcatgctaaatgataagacgcccataggaatataatgggcgtcttatcattgaGTGCAAGGTAACAATTActgcacactaaatctgttagcgcaccttagtaaaaggacccctaaaacactTATGCACGCCtctataaaatagcgcttaggtTGCTTacacacaatttatttatttatttatttggattttgctcaacctttttcagtagtagctcaaggtgagttacattcaggtacactggatatttctctgtcccaggagggctcacaatctagctttgtacctgaggcaatggagggttaagtgacttgtccaagatcacaaggagcagcagtgggatttaaactggccacttctggatttcaaaaccggtgctctaaccaccaggccagtcctccactccacaatggagtaaattctcaaaaggttgttGAAATTTAGGCTCCGAGATGATGCACACTAAGTATGGATTCTATAGCGGCAGTCTTGTGCTcaactgccattacagaatactagcataagtccataTTTTTGCACCTAACTCAATAGCATGCATAAATGCTCTCACCTCAACGTAggggtggaccatgcaggcctttatctgccgtcatctacgatgttactatgttaggcagTTAGAAgcgtaaatgatagtattctataacctgtgcacacAACTGCCTGAtatgcctctgacccacccatgcccctcccagatccATGCCCCCAACTTACAGAATATCGACTAAGGGAGTTACTTGCTTAACTGCTACTTGGTGCTAAtcattgt
This portion of the Microcaecilia unicolor unplaced genomic scaffold, aMicUni1.1, whole genome shotgun sequence genome encodes:
- the LOC115459025 gene encoding proton channel OTOP2-like, translated to MTPRKMSAILLSSASLASFHEDKAQEISCSRDSLLSALRTSSQSVSEVESFSDTPAPRTTSLLSLLYFILASFFGSAILLAEMQHHSPKSQKVHAFLTVLMLTSSAWMLWFGWHSAKNKKVKMHQDHQAGASWLKGGLFLFALATLVLDCLTLGYYHELQHCTTVLFTAFPIVQAMFTIIQVSLLSFYAKICIQDKQHFNRFGLMHTLATNILMWMTVVLDESMKQLEGVYDTHKKESLNFISPGASSNTSNCICTTNLCHIFHEGADYLHPFNIEFSLFSSTMLYVIWKNTGQTTHAAESRGHIKGSFHISGVFIGLIFGALAISATFGVLISFGVLAKSSETVPQALRTYYIFSSVLLSAMFIASLIGIVAYRFKKGPSCVDNSKSVVRSLDITLLLGSSCGPLMVSIFSLVAIFFLHIDGHFHPLDLSFSLCKTIQVLGQNIFITEALYSGHNKRHRSMAKEWVFSISEEPANDCLPTRVSNMSECNSSYSCSVNESNLQMKNLVDLEKNDQKNLLARGSVSDISLKEHFCTREGKEENLSTRKKILQNISVLLILYNISVSVDPLLYTMDIVIL